From the genome of Vicia villosa cultivar HV-30 ecotype Madison, WI linkage group LG2, Vvil1.0, whole genome shotgun sequence, one region includes:
- the LOC131652408 gene encoding AT-hook motif nuclear-localized protein 26, giving the protein MDQITSHGHSLPPPFHTARDLHLHHQHQQQQQQQQQQQQHHQFHTLQQQHTTDQDEQSGSSSGGGLNLTNREENSKFNADFNAKLESGGGSGGDNDSMTRRPRGRPAGSKNKPKPPIIITRDSANALKTHVMEVADGCDVVESVNNFARRRQRGVCIMSGTGTVTNVTLRQPASPGAVVTLHGRFEILSLAGSFLPPPAPPAASGLTIYLAGGQGQVVGGSVVGALIASGPVVIMSASFSNAAYERLPLEDDDGSSLQQLQGGGGGSPSGGGGGGGGGGVQPTQLLGDSTAPLFQAMPPPPNSNLNPNLLNSVQMPSDNFWPTGRSPY; this is encoded by the coding sequence ATGGATCAAATAACATCACATGGCCATTCACTTCCTCCACCTTTCCATACAGCAAGagatcttcatcttcaccatCAACACCAACAGCAACAGCAACAACAGCAGCAGCAGCAGCAACACCATCAATTCCACACTTTACAGCAACAACATACCACAGATCAAGATGAACAAAGCGGAAGCAGCAGCGGCGGAGGACTCAACCTCACAAACCGTGAAGAAAACAGCAAGTTCAACGCCGATTTCAACGCGAAACTAGAATCCGGAGGAGGTTCCGGTGGCGATAACGATTCAATGACAAGAAGACCAAGAGGAAGACCAGCCGGATCCAAAAACAAACCAAAACCACCAATCATCATCACACGTGACAGCGCAAACGCCTTGAAAACTCACGTGATGGAAGTCGCAGACGGTTGCGACGTCGTTGAAAGTGTCAACAACTTCGCTAGACGCCGTCAGAGAGGCGTTTGCATCATGAGCGGAACCGGAACAGTCACCAACGTGACACTGAGGCAACCGGCTTCACCTGGAGCTGTAGTAACTCTTCACGGACGGTTCGAGATTTTGTCGCTGGCAGGATCGTTTCTTCCTCCGCCGGCTCCGCCTGCTGCTTCTGGTTTGACTATATATTTAGCCGGCGGACAAGGACAGGTTGTTGGCGGAAGTGTTGTGGGtgctttgattgcttctggaccTGTTGTTATCATGTCTGCTTCTTTTAGTAACGCTGCTTATGAGAGACTTCCTTTGGAAGATGATGATGGTTCTTCTTTGCAACAACTtcaaggtggtggtggtggttctccaagtggtggtggtggtggtggtggcggtGGTGGAGTTCAACCTACACAGCTTTTAGGAGATTCAACTGCTCCACTTTTTCAAGCTATGCCTCCTCCTCCAAATTCTAATCTTAATCCTAATCTTCTCAATTCTGTTCAGATGCCTTCTGATAATTTCTGGCCAACCGGTCGATCTCCGTATTGA